The Lactuca sativa cultivar Salinas chromosome 2, Lsat_Salinas_v11, whole genome shotgun sequence genome includes a window with the following:
- the LOC111903264 gene encoding protein EXORDIUM-like 3, translating into MYICKHRLTIHVSVPLFINHSTKMRCRSDGSRRSMAPSLHTLSLLFFFFLRLSTAWRPLPHMKNNVTELEFGGYKKYEGSSEFVKLKYHMGPVLTSNITVHIIWYGTWPSSQKRIIREFINSISAADDRRSPSVSGWWKTVQLYTDQTGSNITRSVRLGEEKNDRLLSHGKTLTRLSIQSVIKSAVTAKTKPLPIHPKGGVYLLLTADDVYVEDFCQNVCGFHYFTFPSIVGYTLPYAWVGNSAKLCPGMCAYPFSVPDYIPGLKPLKSPNGEAAIDGMISVIAHEIAEVASNPLANAWYAGEDPSFPVEIADLCEGIYGTGGGGSYTGQMLNDEDGATYNMHGIRRRFLVQWVWNHVVNYCTGPNALD; encoded by the coding sequence ATGTATATATGCAAACACCGCCTCACCATCCATGTATCTGTGCCACTTTTCATCAACCACTCTACTAAAATGCGCTGCCGCTCAGATGGCAGTCGCCGGTCAATGGCTCCATCGCTTCACACCCTATCCCTACTCTTCTTTTTCTTCCTTCGTCTTTCTACGGCATGGCGCCCCTTGCCCCATATGAAAAACAACGTCACGGAGCTCGAGTTCGGAGGCTATAAAAAGTACGAAGGGTCGTCGGAGTTCGTCAAATTAAAATATCACATGGGACCAGTTCTTACATCTAACATCACCGTGCACATTATCTGGTACGGAACCTGGCCAAGCTCCCAGAAACGAATCATCCGCGAGTTCATCAACTCAATATCAGCCGCCGACGACCGCCGCTCGCCGTCTGTTTCTGGTTGGTGGAAAACCGTCCAGCTCTACACAGACCAAACCGGTTCCAACATCACCCGGTCGGTCCGGCTTGGCGAAGAGAAAAACGACCGGTTGTTATCTCATGGTAAAACCCTAACCCGTCTATCCATACAATCGGTGATAAAATCCGCCGTCACGGCGAAAACAAAACCCTTACCGATTCATCCGAAAGGCGGTGTATACCTTTTACTCACCGCCGATGACGTATACGTCGAGGATTTCTGCCAAAACGTCTGTGGGTTCCACTACTTTACATTCCCTTCGATTGTTGGGTACACGCTGCCGTACGCGTGGGTCGGAAATTCTGCAAAATTATGCCCAGGTATGTGTGCATACCCTTTCTCTGTACCTGATTATATTCCTGGTTTGAAACCTCTGAAATCTCCCAATGGTGAGGCGGCGATCGACGGGATGATTAGTGTGATAGCTCACGAGATTGCGGAGGTAGCTTCGAACCCGTTGGCGAACGCCTGGTACGCCGGTGAAGACCCGTCGTTTCCGGTGGAGATCGCCGATCTATGTGAGGGTATTTACGGGACCGGCGGTGGTGGGTCCTACACTGGGCAGATGTTGAACGATGAAGATGGTGCCACGTATAATATGCATGGGATCCGACGGAGGTTCTTGGTGCAGTGGGTGTGGAATCATGTGGTAAATTACTGTACTGGCCCGAATGCGCTTGATTGA